AGTTTAAATATATAAAGTTGGTTTAAAGAGTAAAAATAAAAATAGATAATTAGAGGGTATTTATATGTATTATATAGTGTTTGATATTGGAGGGACTGCTATAAAATATAGCATAATGACAGATAAAGGAGAGATGATTGAGTCTTATTCATGTAACACTCCAGAACAAGGAAAGGGAAAGACACAGAAAATTTTACTAGATATTATAAATGAATTTAAATATAAATATCAATTAGAAGGTGTAGCTATGAGTGTTCCAGGTGGTATAGATGATGATGGGTATATACACTTTATGGGACAAGTAACAGATCTTGAAGGTATGTATCTAAACAAATATATAAAAGAACATACAGGATTAGATGCAGCTTATGACAATGATGTTAACTGTGTTGCAATGGCTGAGAAGTACATGGGAAATGCTGTTAATAATAAAAATTTTGTGTGCATAACTATTGGGACAGGTATAGGTGGAGGCGTATTTATAAATAACCAACTATATAGAGGACATAGAGGCATGGCAGGAGAGTTTGGAATAAATATACTAGAACATAGATTATCGCAACTTAAAAGCATAGGAGACAAAAGTTTTAGTAAGTTAGGCTCTACATATAATTTGATTTCGAGAGTAAACAAAGTAAAGCAATCTCAATTGGATGGAATAGGAGTATTTAAACTTGCTCAAGAGGGTGATAAAGAAGTACAAAATTTAATAGAAGATTTTTATTTTTCTTTAGCTGTAGGAATTCATAATATAGTTTATAATTTTGCTCCGGAAAAGGTTTTATTAGGCGGGGGTGTTAGTGCTAGGTCGGATTTGATTGAAAAGATAGAAGAAAAGTTAATTCTTTTAAATGAAGATATATTAAATTTTGTGGAATTAGACACTTGCAAATTCCAAAATGAATCAGGAAAAATAGGTGCATTATACAACTTCCTAAATAGAAATAAATAGTTAATTAATTTATTAAAATAAATAAAAACTAAGGGGGAAATACAATGAAACATAGAAAACTTTTATCATCAGCAATAGCAGCAATGTTACTATTTTCAGCAGTTCCAAATACTAGTTATGCAATTTTAGAATCAGATATTGCAACTCAAGAAAAAAATGGACAGCCGTTCTCATCTTATTGGTATCCTAGTGAACTTTTAAAGTGGAACCCAAATACAGATAAAGATGCAAAATTTAATGTAGGAACAGTACCTCTTCAAGAAAGAACTGATGGAGAAAAGCAAAAAAAATCTCAAAATGATGAAGCCAAAGTTATATCACTAGCCATAGCAAATAAAACTACAAGTGCAACTCCATCTCAAGGAAAAGATGAATTTGATGGATATAATTTTAGCTATTGGCAATATATAGATACTTTAGTTGCATGGGGTGGATCATCCGGAGAAGGATTAATTTTAAGTCCAAGTGCAGACTTAATTGATGCAGCTCATACTAATGGGGTACCAGTGCTTGGAACAGTATTCTTCCCACCATTAGAATACGGAGGAAGATATGAATGGATGGAAGAATTTTTACAAAAAAATGCTGATGGAACATTCCCAATGGCAGATAAATTAGTAGAAGCAGCTAAATATTACAATTTTGATGGATGGTTTATAAATCAAGAAACAGGGGATAGGGAAACACTTAAACCAGAATTAGCGAAATCAATGAAAGAATTTTTAGCATATCTTCAAAAAATAAAACCAGATAATATGGAAATTATTTGGTATGATTCTATGATAGATGATGGTAGAGTTTTTTGGCAAAATAGATTGAATGATTATAATAAAAATTTTCTTGGAACTAACAAGAAACCTTTATCAGATGGTATGTTTTTAAATTTCTGGTGGACTAATGAAAAATATTCAGCAGTAGATCCTGCTAATATTCAAAATAGAATACCATATACAGTAACAGGGAAAGAACTGAATGAATCTGCTAAACTAGCAAAAAAAATGAAGAGAAGTCCATATGATTTATATGCAGGTGTAGATGTTCAAGCTGAAGGATATAATACAAAAATTAAATGGGATTATTTATTCCCAGAAGGAAAAAATGCAAATACATCATTAGGACTATATTGTCCTTCTTGGACTTTTGATTCAGCCAAAGACTTTGATGAGTTTTTAGAAAAAGAAAATAGATTTTGGGTAAATGAAAATGGAGATCCTAGAGAAAATAGTGAAGAGGATTGGAAAGGCATATCTAATTATATAGTAGAAAAATCGCCTGTTACATCATTACCATTTGTAACTAATTTCTCTATGGGTAATGGTAAATTCTTTAATGTAAATGGAAAGACTTTATCTAGTGATGAATGGAACCATAGAGGTATGATGGATGTAATGCCAACATATAGATGGGTAATAGATAATAAAAAGAATAACATAAGTGCTGATGTAGATTATACAGAAAGTTACTATGGAGGAAATTCAATTGCGCTTAGAGGTAAAATAGAAAAAGGTGGGAAAAGTGCAATAAAATTATATGCTTCAGAACTTAATTTAACTTCAGATACAGAGATATCATTAAAATATAAAACTAATAATGATAAAGTTAAGCTTAAATTAGAATTAGTTATAAATAATAAAAACCATATTGTCAATTTAGATACTAAGAAAAATGGTGAATGGGTAGACGCAAATGCATCTTTAAGTAAATATGAGGGGCAAGAACTAGAAGAAATTTCTTTAATTGTAGAAGGAAATGCTAAGTCAAATAAATTTAAGCTAAATTTAGGCGAAATGTCAATAACAGATGGAAATAAAGGAAATAAGATTTCTAAAGTATCAAACTTAAAGGTGGAAGATTTTAAAGTAATAGATAATTACTATGGAAATGTTAGATTAACTTGGGATAAAGGCAGTGAGGATGTAAGTCACTATGAAATCTATATGGAAGATGAAAATGGTAATAAAGAACTTATAGGAGCTACTCCAACTAATGCTTTTTATGTAAATGATATAGAAAGACAACTTACAATAGATACTAAGACAAGTTTTATAGTTAGACCAGTAAGTAAAACTAATAAGAGTGAATTACAAAATGAATCTAAAATAATAGTTGAGTGGCCTGAGTTAGAAGCGCCTAAGGCGGATTTTGAGGTAAGTGCTCCTATAGTAGCCCCAGGAGAATCAATTACTTTAACGGACAAATCATTAGCTGAAAATAAAGTTAAGTGGAAAATAGAAGGCTTACATAAAAATGAAGAATTAGAAGGTGAAAATGTAACTGTTAAATTTGATAAGCCGGGAGTTTATACTGTTACTCAGATATCATCTAATCCTGCAGGGGAAACAATAAACAAAAAAGAAGATTTTATAGTTGTAAGTAGTCAAGCTAAAGGTGGTTTGAAAAATTTAGCACTAAATAAAGATGCAGTTGCAAATACACAAGTAAATGAGAATGAAGCAGCTAAATTTGCTTTTGATGGAAAGTTAAATAGTAAATGGTGTGCATTTGGAGAAAAAGGAAATTGGATAGAAGTTGATTTAGGAAAAGAAATGACAATAAAAGAATTACGTATGATCCATGCACAAGCGGGTGGAGAAGCTGCTAGTATGAATACATCTGAATATACAGTAGAAGTTAGCAAAGATAAGAAAGTATGGAAAGCGTTAAAGGATATAAAAGGAAATACTAATGCTGTGTCAAAAGATGATTTAGGATATGAACTGGCTAGATATGTAAGAATAAAGATAAATAAATCAGAGCAAGGAACAGGTGGAGCAACTAGAATTTATGAAATTGAAGTACTTGGATTAGATTCTGAAAAGATAACTGTACTAGATAATAAACAAGCTTTAATTCAATTAAATAGCACAATTGAAAATATAGAAAATGAATATAAAAAATTAGGAAAAGTAGATAAGGAATTTGAAGCTATATTAGAACAATCTAAAAATGTAGTTAATATGGTAGAAGTTGAAAAAGAAGAAATTTTAAAAGAAGAATCTAACTTAAAAGAAGCATTTTCTAAATTAAAGGAAGATAAAAGTGATATATATAATGAACGATTAAGTTAAAATGTATAAAAAATATGTAGGTATATTAACACCTGATGTTGAATTATATAAGCTGATGTAAGTATTTACATCAGCTTATAATATTTTAGTAAAGAGAGGTTAAGTTTATGTTTGGTAAAATAAAAAACTTTGAAGTTGATAAAAACATTATAAAAATTGAATATGAGAAATTAGAAACAAAAATAACTATAATAAATCCATCTACAGTAAATTTCTTTGTCCCTAATTTTAGAAAAGAGCAGAAATCGAAGGCTATTGAAAATTTAATAGTAGAACATTGTAATATAAATATATTAAAACAAGATAGCTATATAGAAATATCAACAGATATTTTAGTTATAAAAATTTATGATGAATTTAAAGTCGATATATATAATAAAGAAGGAAAATTGATTTGTGAAGATTACAGAGGCAAGAGAGAACCATTTATAAAAAATTGTGCAGGTAGGCTAGATATAGCAACTCAAGAAGGTCATAAGCCAACTGAACATATGGATTATACAGTATTTATTCCTAAGAATTTAGAAAACAATACGTATTTTTATGGATTTGGAGAAAAGACAGGCCATTTAAATAAAAATGGATGTCATTATATAAATTGGAATACAGATGACCCAAGTCCACATGGAGAAACATATGAAAAACTGTATAAATCAATACCATTTTTTATATCGATGAAAGATGAAGAAGCATTTGGAATATTTTTTGATAATACATTTGAAACCCATTTTGATTTAGGTAAAGAAAATTCTAAATATTATTACTTTGCATCTGTAGATGGAAATATAGACTATTACTTTATTTATGGGCCAGATATAACTGAAGTTGTCAAAGGATATACAAATTTAACAGGAACAACACCACTTCCTCAGTTATGGACACTAGGATACCAGCAATGTAGATGGGCATATTGTCCAGAGCACAATGTAATGGATATAGCTAAAAAATTTAGAGAAAAAGATATACCATGTGACGCTATATACTTAGATATAGAGTATATGGATGATTTTAGAGTATTTACATGGGATAATAAAAAATTTCCTAACCCTAAAAAAATGATAAAAAACCTTAAGGATGACGGCTTTAGATTAGTGACTATTATAGATCCAGGTGTAAAAGTAGACAAAGGATATAAAATTTATGATGAGGGCTTAAAAAATGGATATTTTGCAACTGATAAAAATTCAATAGTATATACTAATTGGGTTTGGCCTGGAAATTCGGTATTTCCAGACTTTATGAATAGTGATGTCAGACGCTGGTGGTCAAATAACCAAAGGATAATGCTAGACTATGGCGTATCAGGAATATGGAATGATATGAATGAGCCAGCGAGCTTTAATGGACCTTTACCAGATGATATAAAATTTAATGAAGATGGTAATATTGTAGAACACAAAGAAGTACATAATGTATATGGTCATATGATGGATAAAGCAACGTATGAAGGAATAAAAGAGTCTATAAATAAAAGGCCATTTGTTGTAACCAGAGCAGCATATTCAGGAACTCAAAAATACTCAACTGTATGGACAGGAGACAATCAAAGTACATGGGAACATTTAAGAATGAGTATACCAATGCTTATGAATTTAGGATTAAGTGGATTTGCTTTTTGTGGAACTGATGTTGGAGGATTTGGATATGATTGTACATCTGAACTTTTAAGTAGATGGGTACAAGTAGGCGCATTTACACCTTTGTTTAGAAATCATACAACAATATACTCAAGAGATCAAGAACCATGGGCATTTGATAAATTAAAAGAAGATATAAATAGAAAATATATAAAATTAAGATATAAATTAATTCCGTATTTATATGATACTTTCTATAAAGGAGAAAGAGATGGACTTCCAGTAATAAGACCTTTAGTTTTACATTATCAACAAGATGACAAAACATATGAGATAAATGATCAATTTTTATTTGGAGAAAATATAATGGTTGCTCCTGTACTTGAACAAGGTAAAAAAGCAAGAATGATATATTTACCTAAAGGAGAGAATTGGATAGATTATTGGACAAAAGAAAGTTTTGAAGGTGGTCAATATATAATAAAAGAAGCTCCATTAGAAATATGTCCTATCTATATAAAAGAAGGAAGTATAATACCTAATTTTCCAGAATTAAGTTATATAGGAGAAAAAGAGATAAAAACATTGATATTAGATATATACACAGTTAAAGATGGTGAATTTGAATATAATCACTATCAAGATGATGGTGAATCTTTTGAATATAAAGATGGAAAATATAATTTATATAGTATTAAAGTTAATAACTCTCATAAATTAAATATTACCATTGATTTAATTAAAAATGGATACGATAAAATATATGATGAAGTTCAAATAAACTTAAACGGAACAAATAAGCTTTTAAGAAAATTTGAAAATAATAAGGTAGTTATAGATATAGATAAAAATTAAAAAATATTTATATAAATATAAAAAAGAGTGATTAAATCACTCTTTTTTATTATCTTTTTAATTCTATTATATTTTCAACAAGGGCCTTACATCTACCACATCCAGATCCAGCTCCTGTTAATTCAGCAACTTTATCAGTTGTATCTGCACCATTTTTTACTGCGTTAACAACATCTTCAAGAGAAGTTCCCTTACATCCACAAACAGATGCTAATATTTTCTCAATTTCACCAGAA
Above is a genomic segment from Romboutsia lituseburensis containing:
- a CDS encoding ROK family protein, with translation MYYIVFDIGGTAIKYSIMTDKGEMIESYSCNTPEQGKGKTQKILLDIINEFKYKYQLEGVAMSVPGGIDDDGYIHFMGQVTDLEGMYLNKYIKEHTGLDAAYDNDVNCVAMAEKYMGNAVNNKNFVCITIGTGIGGGVFINNQLYRGHRGMAGEFGINILEHRLSQLKSIGDKSFSKLGSTYNLISRVNKVKQSQLDGIGVFKLAQEGDKEVQNLIEDFYFSLAVGIHNIVYNFAPEKVLLGGGVSARSDLIEKIEEKLILLNEDILNFVELDTCKFQNESGKIGALYNFLNRNK
- a CDS encoding endo-beta-N-acetylglucosaminidase encodes the protein MKHRKLLSSAIAAMLLFSAVPNTSYAILESDIATQEKNGQPFSSYWYPSELLKWNPNTDKDAKFNVGTVPLQERTDGEKQKKSQNDEAKVISLAIANKTTSATPSQGKDEFDGYNFSYWQYIDTLVAWGGSSGEGLILSPSADLIDAAHTNGVPVLGTVFFPPLEYGGRYEWMEEFLQKNADGTFPMADKLVEAAKYYNFDGWFINQETGDRETLKPELAKSMKEFLAYLQKIKPDNMEIIWYDSMIDDGRVFWQNRLNDYNKNFLGTNKKPLSDGMFLNFWWTNEKYSAVDPANIQNRIPYTVTGKELNESAKLAKKMKRSPYDLYAGVDVQAEGYNTKIKWDYLFPEGKNANTSLGLYCPSWTFDSAKDFDEFLEKENRFWVNENGDPRENSEEDWKGISNYIVEKSPVTSLPFVTNFSMGNGKFFNVNGKTLSSDEWNHRGMMDVMPTYRWVIDNKKNNISADVDYTESYYGGNSIALRGKIEKGGKSAIKLYASELNLTSDTEISLKYKTNNDKVKLKLELVINNKNHIVNLDTKKNGEWVDANASLSKYEGQELEEISLIVEGNAKSNKFKLNLGEMSITDGNKGNKISKVSNLKVEDFKVIDNYYGNVRLTWDKGSEDVSHYEIYMEDENGNKELIGATPTNAFYVNDIERQLTIDTKTSFIVRPVSKTNKSELQNESKIIVEWPELEAPKADFEVSAPIVAPGESITLTDKSLAENKVKWKIEGLHKNEELEGENVTVKFDKPGVYTVTQISSNPAGETINKKEDFIVVSSQAKGGLKNLALNKDAVANTQVNENEAAKFAFDGKLNSKWCAFGEKGNWIEVDLGKEMTIKELRMIHAQAGGEAASMNTSEYTVEVSKDKKVWKALKDIKGNTNAVSKDDLGYELARYVRIKINKSEQGTGGATRIYEIEVLGLDSEKITVLDNKQALIQLNSTIENIENEYKKLGKVDKEFEAILEQSKNVVNMVEVEKEEILKEESNLKEAFSKLKEDKSDIYNERLS
- a CDS encoding glycoside hydrolase family 31 protein, coding for MFGKIKNFEVDKNIIKIEYEKLETKITIINPSTVNFFVPNFRKEQKSKAIENLIVEHCNINILKQDSYIEISTDILVIKIYDEFKVDIYNKEGKLICEDYRGKREPFIKNCAGRLDIATQEGHKPTEHMDYTVFIPKNLENNTYFYGFGEKTGHLNKNGCHYINWNTDDPSPHGETYEKLYKSIPFFISMKDEEAFGIFFDNTFETHFDLGKENSKYYYFASVDGNIDYYFIYGPDITEVVKGYTNLTGTTPLPQLWTLGYQQCRWAYCPEHNVMDIAKKFREKDIPCDAIYLDIEYMDDFRVFTWDNKKFPNPKKMIKNLKDDGFRLVTIIDPGVKVDKGYKIYDEGLKNGYFATDKNSIVYTNWVWPGNSVFPDFMNSDVRRWWSNNQRIMLDYGVSGIWNDMNEPASFNGPLPDDIKFNEDGNIVEHKEVHNVYGHMMDKATYEGIKESINKRPFVVTRAAYSGTQKYSTVWTGDNQSTWEHLRMSIPMLMNLGLSGFAFCGTDVGGFGYDCTSELLSRWVQVGAFTPLFRNHTTIYSRDQEPWAFDKLKEDINRKYIKLRYKLIPYLYDTFYKGERDGLPVIRPLVLHYQQDDKTYEINDQFLFGENIMVAPVLEQGKKARMIYLPKGENWIDYWTKESFEGGQYIIKEAPLEICPIYIKEGSIIPNFPELSYIGEKEIKTLILDIYTVKDGEFEYNHYQDDGESFEYKDGKYNLYSIKVNNSHKLNITIDLIKNGYDKIYDEVQINLNGTNKLLRKFENNKVVIDIDKN
- a CDS encoding (2Fe-2S)-binding protein — translated: MAGDKIICHCKQVSYIDIRKAMINGARTLDEIKEMTGAATGCGRCSGEIEKILASVCGCKGTSLEDVVNAVKNGADTTDKVAELTGAGSGCGRCKALVENIIELKR